A genome region from Primulina eburnea isolate SZY01 chromosome 9, ASM2296580v1, whole genome shotgun sequence includes the following:
- the LOC140841311 gene encoding uncharacterized protein, whose amino-acid sequence MAGRYDSSSKDEKQEISGRYGESSYEYRRKRRERVEDLGSESSGREVMCDGEERKVGVDAKKSGRKREEDRGYGRRDLYQGSDSERGRRRRQNGSEDKERGKGERRGERKYPDRGVDDEDDRTIGRRREINYTDEDAENGHKGRERERDSESDRRDKRRRNEGAREDDDEKRPYRGGVGWSCGVW is encoded by the coding sequence ATGGCTGGGAGATATGATTCTAGCAGCAAGGATGAAAAGCAGGAAATTAGTGGTCGGTACGGAGAGAGTTCGTATGAATACAGGAGAAAGAGGCGGGAGAGAGTGGAGGATTTGGGGAGTGAAAGTTCGGGAAGAGAAGTGATGTGTGATGGGGAAGAGAGGAAGGTTGGAGTTGATGCTAAAAAATCGGGGAGAAAAAGGGAGGAAGATAGGGGCTACGGAAGAAGGGATTTGTATCAGGGTAGCGATTCTGAAAGAGGCAGGAGGAGGCGTCAAAATGGGAGTGAGGATAAGGAGCGTGGGAAAGGTGAAAGGCGTGGGGAGAGGAAATATCCAGACCGTGGTGTGGATGATGAGGATGATAGGACAATTGGTCGGAGGAGGGAAATAAATTATACGGATGAAGATGCTGAAAACGGCCACAAAGGAAGGGAGAGGGAGAGGGATTCAGAGAGTGATAGAAGGGATAAGAGACGGAGAAATGAAGGTGCACGTGAGGATGATGATGAGAAAAGGCCGTATAGAGGTGGAGTAGGATGGTCATGCGGAGTTTGGTAG
- the LOC140841310 gene encoding uncharacterized protein: protein MNKKEEDLRPIEADKVEKPKQNVGTDMAANLGRSGGVYIPPFKLARMMKDIEDKSSIEYQRMTWDALRKSINGLVNKVNATNLKNIIPELFAENLIRGRGLFCRSCMKSQMASPGFTDVFGGLVAVVNTKFPEVGDLLLRRIILQLQRAFKRNDKPQLLAAVKFIAHLVNQQVVHELIALELLTLLLEKPTDDSVEVAVGFVTECGAMLQDLSPRGLHGIFERLRGILHEGEIDKRVQFIIEGLFALRKAKFQGYPAIRPELDLVEHEDQLTHEISLLDEIDPEIALDIFKTDPQFSENEKRYEELKKQILGEESEDEANSDAADLDDEDDDEESEEEDEEQMKITDETETNLVNLRRTIYLTIMSSVDFEEAGHKLLKIKLDPGQEMELCIMLLECCSQERTYLRYYGLLGQRFCMINKVHQDNFEKCFVQQYSMIHRLETNKLRNVAKFFAHLLGTDALPWHVLSYIRLTEEDTSSSSRIFIKILFQELSEHLGIRLLNERLSEPTMQDSFESIFPRDTPKNTRFAINFFTSIGLGGITENLREYLKNMPRLIMQQQKAVSESDDESESSGMETESRSGSSDSESETDSDDRRRRKKTRKN, encoded by the exons ATGAATAAAAAAGAGGAAGATTTGAGGCCAATTGAGGCTGATAAAGTGGAAAAACCTAAGCAGAACGTTGGCACGGACATGGCTGCTAATTTGGGGAGGAGTGGAGGTGTTTATATACCACCGTTTAAATTGGCCAGAATGATGAAGGATATCGAAGATAAAAGCAGCATTGAATATCAGAGAATGACGTGGGATGCATTGAGGAAGAGTATTAATGGATTGGTTAATAAAGTGAATGCTACTAATCTGAAGAATATTATTCCCGAGTTGTTTGCTGAGAATCTGATTAGAGGGAGGGGTTTATTTTGTCGTTCATGTATGAAATCTCAAATGGCTTCTCCAGGCTTCACTGACGTGTTTGGAGGATTGGTTGCTGTGGTTAATACCAAGTTCCCTGAAGTTGGTGATCTTTTGTTGAGGAGGATCATTTTGCAGCTCCAGAGGGCATTTAAACGCAACGATAAG CCCCAACTTCTTGCTGCAGTGAAATTTATTGCACACCTGGTGAACCAGCAAGTTGTTCATGAGCTTATTGCTCTTGAGCTGCTGACATTATTGTTAGAAAAACCTACCGATGATAGCGTCGAAGTGGCTGTTGGGTTTGTTACGGAGTGTGGCGCAATGCTGCAGGACCTTTCTCCTCGAGGTTTGCATG GCATATTTGAGCGATTACGTGGTATTCTTCATGAAGGAGAAATTGATAAACGGGTCCAATTTATTATCGAAGGTCTCTTTGCATTGCGAAAGGCGAAGTTTCAA GGATATCCAGCCATTCGACCAGAATTGGATTTGGTGGAGCATGAAGATCAACTGACTCATGAGATCTCCCTACTGGATGAAATTGATCCCGAGATTGCTTTAG ATATCTTCAAGACGGATCCCCAATTCTCAGAGAATGAGAAGCGATACGAAGAATTAAAGAAGCAAATACTTGGTGAAGAATCTGAGGATGAAGCTAATTCTGATGCAGCAGACTTAGATGatgaggatgatgatgaagaatcTGAGGAAGAAGACGAAGAGCAGATGAAAATAacagatgagacagagacaaATTTGGTCAATCTTCGAAGAACTATCTATTTGACGATTATGTCCAGTGTTGATTTTGAAGAAGCTGGACATAAGCTACTCAAAATCAAATTAGATCCTGGGCAAGAG ATGGAGTTGTGCATTATGTTGTTGGAGTGTTGCAGTCAGGAAAGAACATACCTCCGTTATTACGGACTTCTTGGGCAGCGGTTTTGTATGATAAACAAGGTCCATCAAGATAATTTTGAAAAGTGTTTTGTTCAACAGTATTCCATGATTCACCGACTAGAGACCAATAAATTGCGGAATGTGGCAAAGTTTTTTGCCCATTTACTAGGCACAGATGCGCTTCCGTGGCATGTTCTGTCCTACATCCGGTTGACTGAAGAGGACACTTCTTCGTCTTCCCGTATTTTCATTAAAATTCTCTTCCAG GAATTATCTGAGCACCTTGGCATCCGCTTGCTTAACGAGCGTCTCAGTGAGCCCACAATGCAAGATTCTTTTGAATCTATCTTTCCTCGGGATACTCCAAAAAACACTAGATTCGCAATCAACTTTTTCACTTCCATTGGGCTTGGTGGAATCACAGAAAACCTGAGAGAGTATCTCAAGAACATGCCACGACTCATCATGCAACAACAGAAAGCTGTATCAGAATCAGATGATGAATCTGAAAGTTCTGGTATGGAGACAGAATCGAGATCTGGCTCGAGTGATAGCGAAAGTGAGACTGATAGTGATGATAGGCGGAGAAGGAAGAAAACTAGGAAAAATTAA